The Bombus vancouverensis nearcticus chromosome 9, iyBomVanc1_principal, whole genome shotgun sequence genome includes a window with the following:
- the LOC117163448 gene encoding uncharacterized protein LOC117163448 isoform X2, translating into MRSLKCFVPVLVLLYLGSSSARPGVLLDALKNHKGTLLDPLGLFHKEPKSSSHSFGSNHHLDLGPLSISRTVAISSATAQGNGVANSAANANSQALGGASAKADASATANAQGYIGSPDYNSNAAGNDYVPTEYQEYGSSGFQPITNANHGSNSGANAVASAGANANANFNTNGGVNSNANANANSNANAVSNSDASATSYYSPQYAPIDTAANTNANAKSTWNNGRGALSGYYTPGTFQTNADAIASADAKANSISGTRPPGGYYSPGGLQSNAGAIADANAKSNYIGGTGSSRGYYSPETTQNNAGVNANSKSNRGRESPVGYYSPGNVQSNAASASEALVIPQRRPPETLIGSPYRFEGYNRGIHALPPVYAPPAYPPPMYHHHHHHHHHGRPQVIVHPMSPARQPPQIPHPPPNNGDTLIPVVVMKEPVYGRPMYPRPDLEPGPEPETVVIVLEESPQHGQAGGFGKSNYNQPTGFQPDYPTGYGGSNANANANAVANANAVANANANGFANANANAKAIASAGTGLNGGYPGSSGPVQGSGYYPGSAPTTSIGANNPFLSGPSQGNANAAANANAGAVANGNAYPVASAPAQGGNYYPNNAQKPIGAYNPFLSGQGQGLANAGANANANAGANAAANAGAVGGSQGQFGAQNPFLNSGAKEAGGPHELGHYVSDNSGATTGNTQGIKAPYPSQGSAPGGYGPTTGSGANAGALANANAGANAAGIGGAYGQPIKEAPIVIPASPQINYETVPSGSGSAFGNSGPGNGNYGIPTKDAPIYGPSAPTYGPGSSGVSKADAGANAGTGAGASGSGNGGYGGTPNQGAPIYGAPGSAFGNGAAGTAGANGGANAGAPGSGSGIGGYGAPTKGGPIYGTPGSAFGNGAAGNAGANAGANAGALGSGSGIGGYGAPTKGAPIYGTPGSAFGNGAAGNAGANAGANAGALGSGSGIGGYGAPSKSAPIYETPGSAFGNGAAGNAGANAGANAGANAGANAGALGSGSGIGGYGAPSKSAPIYETPGSAFGNGAAGNVGANAGANAGANAGANAGALGSGSGIGGSGAPSKGAPIYGTPGSAFGNGAAGNAGANAGANAGASAKADATANAGSTGSSGVGGFGSPIKGAGSGFGGSGAGGFGGASASASAKAEASATAGGAAGGYGDSGAHGGMSASAEATASSMVKAIESGLVLIK; encoded by the exons ATGCGATCTCTTAAGTGTTTTGTGCCGGTGCTGGTACTCTTATACCTAGGCAGCTCGTCCGCGAGACCTG GTGTGCTCCTGGATGCGCTAAAGAACCACAAAGGCACGCTGTTAGATCCACTGGGTCTGTTTCACAAGGAACCTAAATCTTCGAGCCATTCGTTCGGCAGCAATCACCACTTGGATTTAGGACCACTTTCAATTTCGCGCACTGTAGCCATCTCTTCGGCAACGGCCCAAGGCAATGGTGTTGCGAACTCCGCCGCCAACGCGAATTCTCAGGCCCTTGGGGGAGCCTCTGCGAAGGCCGACGCCAGTGCAACTGCTAACGCTCAAG GTTACATCGGTTCTCCAGATTATAATTCTAACGCCGCTGGCAACGACTACGTTCCAACAGAATATCAAGAATACGGTAGTTCCGGTTTTCAACCGATTACGAACGCGAATCACGGCAGTAATTCTGGCGCGAACGCCGTTGCGAGCGCCGGTGCAAATGCTAATGCGAACTTTAATACAAACGGAGGTGTAAACTCGAACGCGAACGCCAACGCGAATTCGAATGCCAATGCCGTCTCTAATAGCGATGCATCAGCGACCAGCTATTATTCCCCTCAATACGCTCCAATCGATACGGCTGCCAACACGAATGCGAATGCTAAAAGTACTTGGAATAACGGCCGGGGAGCACTCAGTGGATATTACACCCCTGGAACTTTTCAAACTAATGCAGACGCGATTGCGAGTGCAGATGCAAAGGCAAATTCTATTAGCGGAACAAGACCTCCTGGCGGTTACTATTCTCCTGGAGGTCTTCAGAGTAACGCTGGTGCAATTGCAGATGCAAATGCGAAATCAAATTATATCGGCGGTACAGGATCATCGAGGGGTTACTATTCTCCAGAAACCACCCAGAACAATGCAGGTGTAAATGCCAATTCGAAATCGAACCGAGGCAGAGAATCACCGGTTGGTTACTATTCTCCAGGAAATGTTCAAAGCAACGCGGCCTCTGCCAGTGAAGCTCTCGTCATTCCTCAAAGACGACCTCCTGAAACATTAATCGGTTCTCCATACCGTTTCGAGGGATACAATCGAGGGATTCACGCACTTCCTCCAGTCTATGCACCTCCTGCATATCCTCCTCCGatgtatcatcatcatcatcatcatcatcatcatggGCGTCCACAAGTGATCGTACATCCGATGTCTCCAGCTCGACAGCCTCCACAGATTCCTCATCCTCCTCCCAACAATGGGGACACACTGATTCCAGTGGTAGTGATGAAGGAACCGGTATACGGTAGACCGATGTATCCCCGACCTGATCTCGAACCTGGTCCAGAACCCGAAACCGTCGTGATCGTACTCGAGGAGTCGCCGCAGCATGGCCAAG CAGGCGGATTTGGAAAGAGTAACTACAACCAACCAACCGGCTTCCAACCTGACTATCCGACCGGCTATGGAGGATCCAACGCCAACGCAAACGCTAATGCCGTTGCAAACGCTAATGCCGTTGCAAACGCAAATGCTAATGGTTTTGCAAACGCAAACGCTAATGCAAAAGCGATCGCCAGTGCTGGTACTGGCCTCAACGGTGGTTACCCTGGATCATCAGGCCCTGTTCAAGGATCGGGATACTATCCAGGAAGTGCTCCAACCACTTCTATCGGGGCGAACAATCCTTTCTTAAGTGGACCTTCTCAAGGAAACGCCAACGCAGCGGCTAATGCTAATGCAGGCGCCGTCGCCAATGGAAACGCATATCCAGTAGCATCAGCGCCAGCTCAGGGTGGAAACTATTATCCAAACAATGCACAAAAACCCATTGGAGCGTACAATCCATTCCTGAGTGGTCAAGGTCAAGGACTTGCAAATGCAGGCGCCAATGCTAACGCAAACGCCGGTGCAAACGCTGCAGCAAATGCTGGCGCAGTTGGAGGGTCTCAAGGACAATTCGGTGCACAAAATCCCTTCCTTAACTCTGGAGCTAAGGAAGCTGGAGGCCCACATGAACTTGGACATTACGTATCTGATAATAGTGGAGCAACAACTGGAAATACACAGGGAATTAAAGCACCATATCCTAGTCAGGGCAGTGCACCAGGAGGCTACGGACCGACTACAGGATCAGGAGCGAATGCCGGGGCCCTTGCTAATGCCAATGCTGGCGCAAACGCAGCTGGAATTGGTGGAGCATACGGTCAACCGATTAAAGAGGCTCCTATAGTCATACCTGCCAGTCCACAAATAAATTACGAAACTGTACCAAGTGGATCGGGCAGTGCATTTGGAAATTCTGGACCAGGCAATGGTAACTACGGTATTCCTACGAAGGATGCTCCTATCTATGGACCCTCTGCACCAACTTACGGTCCTGGATCCAGTGGAGTAAGCAAAGCTGACGCTGGAGCTAATGCTGGTACTGGTGCTGGTGCATCAGGCAGTGGAAATGGTGGTTATGGTGGTACTCCAAACCAAGGTGCCCCTATTTATGGAGCACCTGGATCCGCTTTTGGTAACGGCGCTGCTGGAACTGCCGGTGCAAATGGTGGAGCAAATGCAGGAGCACCTGGATCTGGAAGTGGAATCGGTGGATATGGTGCTCCAACCAAAGGTGGCCCTATTTATGGAACGCCTGGATCTGCCTTTGGTAATGGCGCTGCTGGAAACGCCGGCGCAAATGCTGGAGCAAACGCAGGAGCACTTGGATCTGGAAGTGGAATCGGTGGATATGGTGCTCCAACCAAAGGTGCCCCTATTTATGGAACGCCTGGATCTGCCTTTGGTAATGGCGCTGCTGGAAACGCCGGTGCAAATGCTGGAGCAAACGCAGGAGCACTTGGATCTGGAAGTGGAATCGGTGGTTATGGTGCTCCAAGCAAAAGTGCTCCTATTTATGAAACGCCTGGATCTGCCTTTGGTAATGGCGCTGCTGGAAACGCTGGTGCAAATGCTGGAGCAAATGCTGGAGCAAATGCTGGAGCAAATGCAGGAGCACTTGGATCTGGAAGTGGAATCGGTGGTTATGGTGCTCCAAGCAAAAGTGCTCCTATTTATGAAACGCCTGGATCTGCCTTTGGTAATGGCGCTGCTGGAAACGTTGGTGCAAATGCTGGTGCAAATGCTGGAGCAAATGCTGGAGCAAATGCAGGAGCACTTGGATCAGGAAGTGGAATCGGTGGTTCTGGTGCTCCAAGCAAAGGTGCTCCTATCTATGGAACGCCTGGATCTGCCTTTGGTAATGGCGCTGCTGGAAACGCTGGTGCAAACGCTGGTGCAAATGCTGGAGCAAGTGCTAAAGCTGACGCTACAGCAAATGCTGGAAGTACTGGATCAAGTGGAGTCGGTGGCTTTGGAAGCCCAATCAAAGGCGCTGGAAGTGGATTCGGTGGATCTGGAGCCGGTGGATTTGGAGGAGCTTCCGCTAGTGCCAGTGCAAAGGCTGAGGCTTCCGCCACTGCTGGAGGTGCTGCTGGTGGTTATGGCGATTCAGGAGCTCACGGGG GCATGTCCGCCAGTGCCGAAGCGACCGCATCATCTATGGTCAAGGCAATCGAATCAGGTTTGGTCCTAATTAAATGA